In one window of Rhodoglobus vestalii DNA:
- the gatB gene encoding Asp-tRNA(Asn)/Glu-tRNA(Gln) amidotransferase subunit GatB: MAKAELMDYDKALELFEPVLGFEVHVELNTQTKMFSDAPNPAASGAQHAEPNTMITPVDLGLPGSLPVVNEEAIKYSISLGLALGCEIAPSSRFARKNYFYPDLAKNYQISQFDEPIAFNGSVDIELESGRTITIPIERAHMEEDAGKLTHVGGATGRIQGAEYSLVDYNRAGVPLVEIVTHMITGTEADAPEVGKAYVSAIRDIVRSLGISEARMERGNLRCDANISLSPRGSGTLGTRTETKNVNSMRSVERAVRYEIQRQAAILHKGGTIIQETRHWHEDTGVTSAGRPKSDADDYRYFPEPDLLPVEPSVELIEELRSALPEPPAERRRRLQAAWGFTDLEFRDVNNAGLFSEIEATVEAGTTAAQARKWWTGEIARLANIQGSDPSSLISPGDVAALVSLIDDGVLNDSLARQVLEGVIAGEGSPAAVVDSRGLKLVSDDGPLIAAIDEALAAQPDVLAKIREGKVQAAGAVIGAVMKAMKGQADAARVRELVLERAAAE; encoded by the coding sequence GTGGCTAAAGCTGAATTGATGGACTACGACAAAGCTCTCGAACTATTTGAGCCGGTGCTCGGTTTCGAGGTGCACGTTGAGTTAAACACCCAGACCAAGATGTTCTCTGATGCGCCGAACCCGGCAGCGTCGGGCGCTCAGCACGCTGAGCCGAATACCATGATCACTCCTGTTGATCTTGGTCTTCCTGGCAGCTTGCCTGTTGTCAACGAAGAGGCAATCAAGTATTCGATCTCGCTTGGCCTCGCGCTCGGCTGTGAGATTGCGCCCAGTTCACGCTTCGCCCGCAAGAACTATTTCTACCCAGACCTGGCGAAGAATTACCAGATCAGCCAATTTGATGAACCGATTGCCTTCAACGGTTCGGTTGATATTGAGCTCGAGAGTGGCCGCACGATCACGATTCCGATCGAGCGTGCGCACATGGAAGAAGATGCGGGCAAGCTCACCCATGTCGGTGGCGCAACCGGTCGCATCCAGGGTGCCGAGTATTCGCTCGTTGATTACAACCGCGCCGGTGTTCCTCTGGTGGAGATCGTCACGCACATGATCACGGGTACCGAAGCGGATGCTCCCGAGGTCGGCAAGGCGTACGTTTCGGCAATTCGTGACATTGTTCGGTCGCTCGGCATTTCTGAGGCGCGTATGGAGCGCGGAAATTTGCGCTGCGATGCCAACATTTCGTTGAGTCCCCGTGGCTCGGGAACGTTGGGCACGCGCACGGAGACGAAGAACGTCAACTCGATGCGCAGTGTTGAGCGCGCAGTTCGTTACGAGATTCAGCGCCAGGCAGCGATTTTGCACAAGGGTGGCACGATCATCCAAGAGACTCGTCACTGGCACGAAGACACCGGTGTCACCAGCGCTGGTCGGCCCAAGAGCGATGCGGACGATTATCGCTACTTCCCCGAGCCTGATCTGCTACCGGTGGAGCCTTCTGTCGAGCTGATCGAAGAACTCCGTTCGGCACTTCCCGAGCCTCCCGCTGAGCGCCGTCGGCGGCTGCAGGCGGCGTGGGGTTTCACCGACCTTGAGTTCCGCGATGTAAACAATGCGGGTTTGTTCAGCGAGATTGAAGCCACCGTTGAGGCCGGCACGACCGCGGCTCAGGCTCGCAAGTGGTGGACCGGCGAGATCGCTCGTCTTGCCAACATTCAAGGCTCAGACCCCAGTTCGTTGATTAGCCCCGGGGATGTTGCGGCTCTGGTTTCCCTTATCGATGACGGTGTTCTCAACGACAGTTTGGCCCGTCAGGTTCTTGAGGGGGTTATCGCTGGAGAGGGATCGCCGGCGGCCGTTGTCGATAGCCGGGGGCTGAAACTGGTGTCAGATGACGGACCACTGATCGCGGCAATCGATGAAGCGCTCGCGGCGCAGCCTGATGTTCTGGCGAAAATTCGTGAGGGCAAGGTTCAGGCTGCGGGTGCGGTTATCGGTGCGGTGATGAAGGCGATGAAGGGCCAAGCTGATGCTGCTCGGGTTCGCGAACTCGTGTTGGAGCGCGCGGCCGCCGAATAG
- a CDS encoding glutamyl-tRNA amidotransferase: MSESAALVVEVHVPLTADTDVVEGESRFPWIETLVEFTAELDELGEIFVVEEGDVFNDSYVIVITGADEATLTGVANRVANLPGIPTGVFAVVTDSDADELGQGTVIDIS, from the coding sequence ATGTCCGAATCTGCTGCACTCGTTGTTGAAGTCCACGTTCCCCTCACCGCTGACACCGATGTGGTCGAGGGGGAGAGTCGTTTTCCGTGGATCGAGACGCTCGTCGAATTCACCGCTGAACTCGATGAACTCGGTGAAATTTTCGTGGTCGAAGAGGGCGATGTTTTCAACGATTCCTACGTCATTGTGATCACCGGGGCCGACGAGGCAACTCTCACGGGTGTTGCCAATCGTGTAGCGAACTTGCCCGGAATCCCTACTGGCGTATTCGCTGTCGTTACTGATTCGGATGCCGACGAACTCGGTCAGGGTACAGTGATCGACATTTCCTAA
- a CDS encoding MFS transporter: MTSKIPVSAPASAESAPTSIFDPQLMWTTIGAFALIFLGAFETLAVTTIMPTISRDLNGQSLYSVAFSSTLAASVIGMVLAGRWSDRTGPARPLIAAVGVFTVGLLFAGAAVSMEMFIVGRFLQGLGSGALIVALYVVVARLYPSVLHPKIFGLFASAWVLPSLIGPPLAGVIAEQVSWHWVFFGVVFLVAAAAGAILPAVRVLLRQPVLVAERVSGRGAVVWSLVAALAVVGISLGGEREGVFAWPLALGAFVIAIIALRPLLPAGTLTFRRGLPATIVLRGMIAAAFFSTEVYLPYLLNERYGLPPWLAGLILTVGAVSWAAGSALQGRLDVRIPHEKVMVAGALMLSLGIATQFFTAYFSLSVWIAAAGWLVAGAGMGISFPRISTLVLAHSSARDQGFNSAALSISDAAGGGIAIAFGGLVFAAVGGLENGAGFVAALAFASVLAVAAVPIATRVRVKAL; this comes from the coding sequence ATGACAAGCAAGATCCCCGTTAGCGCGCCAGCCAGCGCCGAATCCGCCCCGACCAGCATCTTTGATCCCCAGCTGATGTGGACAACCATCGGTGCGTTTGCACTAATTTTCTTGGGTGCATTTGAGACCCTCGCCGTCACAACCATCATGCCAACGATCAGCCGCGACTTGAATGGCCAGTCGTTGTATTCTGTCGCTTTTTCGAGCACCCTGGCCGCAAGTGTGATTGGAATGGTGCTGGCGGGGCGGTGGTCAGACCGTACCGGCCCCGCTCGGCCCTTGATCGCTGCGGTGGGGGTCTTCACCGTCGGTCTCCTCTTTGCGGGGGCCGCCGTCTCCATGGAGATGTTCATCGTGGGGCGCTTTTTGCAGGGGCTTGGCTCGGGGGCGCTTATTGTCGCGCTTTATGTTGTGGTGGCGCGGCTGTATCCGTCAGTTCTGCACCCCAAAATATTTGGGCTGTTTGCCTCCGCCTGGGTTTTGCCTTCGCTCATTGGTCCACCGCTGGCCGGTGTTATCGCCGAGCAGGTGAGTTGGCACTGGGTGTTCTTTGGGGTTGTGTTTCTGGTGGCTGCGGCGGCAGGAGCGATTCTTCCCGCCGTTCGGGTTTTGTTGAGGCAACCCGTGCTGGTGGCCGAGCGAGTATCGGGACGGGGCGCGGTCGTGTGGTCTCTTGTGGCAGCTCTGGCTGTTGTGGGCATCAGTCTGGGCGGTGAGCGTGAGGGTGTTTTCGCCTGGCCGCTGGCTCTGGGCGCATTCGTGATCGCTATCATCGCCCTCAGGCCGTTGCTGCCGGCGGGAACACTCACTTTTCGCCGGGGACTGCCTGCCACGATTGTTCTCCGCGGGATGATTGCGGCGGCATTCTTTTCGACTGAGGTGTACCTCCCGTATCTGCTCAATGAGCGCTACGGGCTTCCTCCGTGGCTTGCGGGACTCATCTTGACGGTGGGTGCGGTCTCGTGGGCTGCGGGCTCAGCGCTTCAAGGCAGGCTAGATGTTCGTATTCCACACGAGAAGGTAATGGTGGCCGGGGCCCTGATGCTGAGCCTAGGAATTGCCACGCAGTTCTTCACCGCCTATTTCTCACTGTCGGTGTGGATCGCTGCTGCGGGGTGGCTGGTGGCCGGAGCGGGAATGGGCATCAGTTTTCCCCGAATCTCAACGCTCGTTCTCGCGCACTCGAGCGCACGCGATCAAGGTTTCAACAGTGCAGCTTTGTCGATCTCGGATGCCGCGGGTGGCGGTATCGCGATCGCTTTCGGTGGTCTGGTGTTTGCTGCGGTTGGTGGGCTGGAGAACGGCGCGGGCTTCGTTGCTGCGCTCGCCTTTGCGAGCGTTCTTGCTGTGGCCGCTGTGCCGATTGCTACGCGCGTGCGGGTGAAAGCGCTCTAA
- a CDS encoding OsmC family protein has product MTLLTNDTVTAELATDRARRLTAAGEAWNARIAAKADSAHLTYRVTGEGEGAVGTVLKAGKHVFRIDEPEGLAGDDVAASPVEIALGALIACQVVVFRLYAQALDIRVDDISVVAEGDLDVRGLFGIDESVRKGFSAIRLNETITGPETQERYDELREVVDAHCPVLDLFANPTPITAQLTKR; this is encoded by the coding sequence ATGACACTTCTCACTAACGACACCGTGACCGCTGAACTCGCCACCGATCGCGCTCGCCGCTTGACCGCTGCGGGGGAGGCGTGGAACGCACGAATCGCCGCCAAGGCTGATTCTGCCCACCTCACCTATAGGGTCACAGGAGAGGGGGAAGGTGCTGTTGGCACAGTTCTGAAGGCTGGCAAGCATGTGTTCCGTATTGACGAGCCCGAGGGTCTTGCCGGCGATGATGTGGCGGCGAGCCCCGTCGAAATCGCTCTTGGTGCTTTGATCGCCTGCCAAGTAGTCGTGTTCCGTCTCTATGCTCAGGCCCTCGACATCCGCGTAGACGATATTTCGGTGGTGGCTGAGGGTGACCTCGACGTGCGCGGACTGTTCGGAATCGACGAGAGTGTGCGCAAGGGCTTTAGCGCCATTCGCTTGAACGAGACCATCACGGGCCCAGAAACCCAAGAGCGTTACGACGAGTTGCGCGAGGTTGTGGATGCACACTGCCCCGTCTTGGACCTGTTTGCGAACCCCACCCCCATCACGGCTCAGCTCACGAAGCGCTAG
- a CDS encoding cytochrome c biogenesis CcdA family protein, which translates to MLSLILVSFVAGVLTVAAPCILPLLPVIVGGSIARTSSNAAIAERQWFRPIVIAASLAVSVVAFTLLLKATTALLGVPQVVWQILAGGILIIFGLTLVFPSLWERFMLTTGIQNRANAVVNRSYSRGGLGGDIMLGAALGPTFSSCSPTYALILATVLPVSFAEGIVYIVVYAAGLAIALLLIAFLGQAFARKLGWLANPNGTFKRVVGIVLIAVGAAVILGLDKQFQSFVLEQGWYDPIQEFEEGITG; encoded by the coding sequence ATGCTGAGTCTGATTCTGGTCTCGTTCGTTGCGGGGGTCCTCACCGTCGCTGCTCCCTGCATTCTTCCTCTGCTCCCGGTCATCGTCGGTGGATCAATTGCCCGCACAAGTAGCAACGCGGCTATCGCTGAGCGCCAATGGTTTCGCCCGATCGTGATTGCAGCAAGCCTTGCGGTGTCGGTTGTCGCCTTCACTCTCCTCCTGAAGGCAACAACCGCCCTGCTCGGCGTTCCCCAAGTCGTGTGGCAGATTCTCGCCGGCGGAATTCTGATCATTTTTGGTCTCACACTCGTCTTTCCGTCCCTGTGGGAGCGCTTCATGCTCACAACAGGAATTCAAAATCGTGCGAATGCCGTCGTGAACCGCTCTTACTCGCGGGGTGGACTCGGCGGAGACATCATGCTTGGAGCTGCACTCGGTCCAACCTTCAGCAGCTGTTCTCCCACCTATGCTTTGATCCTGGCAACGGTGTTGCCGGTCTCCTTCGCTGAGGGCATCGTCTACATCGTCGTGTACGCGGCAGGACTCGCGATAGCTTTACTACTCATCGCCTTTCTGGGCCAAGCATTCGCACGCAAGTTAGGGTGGCTCGCCAACCCCAACGGCACTTTCAAGCGCGTGGTCGGCATCGTGCTCATCGCGGTGGGAGCTGCGGTGATTCTTGGGCTCGACAAACAATTTCAGAGTTTCGTGCTTGAACAGGGTTGGTACGATCCAATTCAAGAGTTCGAAGAGGGCATTACCGGCTAG
- a CDS encoding thioredoxin family protein, translating to MNKRILVIVVALAAIVIAAVAMLSIGTAQNPNSSASNNSSESDSSTGSREEPNSTPVENDGAGEYVEYSTSAIAEADGRVLLFFHAPWCPQCVTIDDDIAAEGVPSGVTIIKVDYDSNQDLRAEYGVTQQTTFVEVNSSGEKLRDNFVAYADPTLQTVLTAFL from the coding sequence ATGAATAAGCGAATCCTTGTGATCGTCGTTGCTCTCGCCGCAATTGTCATCGCAGCAGTCGCCATGCTTTCGATCGGCACAGCCCAGAACCCGAACAGCTCTGCTTCGAATAACTCTTCGGAGTCAGATTCCTCAACCGGAAGCCGTGAGGAACCAAACTCTACCCCCGTCGAAAACGATGGCGCTGGCGAATACGTCGAATACAGTACTTCTGCGATCGCCGAAGCCGACGGTCGAGTGCTGCTGTTCTTCCACGCCCCCTGGTGCCCCCAGTGCGTCACGATCGACGACGATATCGCCGCCGAAGGCGTTCCTTCTGGCGTCACCATCATCAAAGTTGACTACGACTCGAATCAGGATCTTCGCGCCGAATACGGTGTCACGCAGCAGACCACGTTCGTTGAGGTCAACTCGAGTGGAGAAAAGCTCCGAGACAATTTTGTCGCCTACGCTGATCCGACACTTCAGACCGTTCTTACCGCATTTCTTTAG
- a CDS encoding VanZ family protein translates to MDRSRVVVAAFAALYFSAVGALAFVSAPDNNGGLWVWTLFAFIPVGAFLVWMFGRSRWWLALAYSMVGAAWLEAAQTVWMPVGYGTVMDILIASIGAGIGVGGAVGMSIWRERSVSAHRAPAAESTKNLRVNRRASASKSAPPLNLDR, encoded by the coding sequence ATGGATCGATCGAGAGTTGTAGTAGCGGCATTCGCCGCACTCTACTTCTCCGCTGTGGGCGCTCTCGCCTTCGTCAGTGCGCCCGACAATAACGGCGGCTTATGGGTGTGGACCCTATTTGCGTTCATCCCGGTTGGAGCCTTCCTGGTCTGGATGTTTGGGCGCAGCCGCTGGTGGCTAGCTCTCGCCTACAGCATGGTCGGTGCCGCCTGGCTTGAGGCAGCTCAGACGGTGTGGATGCCCGTGGGCTACGGCACTGTTATGGACATTCTGATCGCCAGTATTGGTGCGGGAATTGGTGTCGGGGGTGCCGTCGGGATGTCGATCTGGCGCGAACGGTCTGTCAGCGCTCACCGTGCTCCCGCTGCAGAATCAACGAAAAATCTTCGGGTGAACCGCCGCGCCTCCGCAAGCAAGTCGGCGCCACCACTTAACCTCGATCGGTGA
- a CDS encoding DUF3097 family protein: MTDDRYSHDVLADFRRVRAPRVLPKVPVEQGMVIEVIADGYVGALVLHSHGLLELEDRHGRSRSFPLGSGYLIDGVAVELIKPVFQEPARRTTASGSFAAAAERARTARASRIYVEGRHDAELVERVWGDDLRAEGVVVEFLGGIDDLEGIVAEFAPTSERKLGILVDHLVAGSKESRIADAVGRGKYGAHALVVGHPFVDVWQAVKPQSLGIDRWPTIARGTEWKHGICAAFGWPHGDQADIARAWQHILSKVTSYADLEPALLGRVEQLIDFVTSEAP; encoded by the coding sequence GTGACTGACGACCGTTATTCCCACGATGTACTCGCCGATTTTCGTCGCGTGCGTGCCCCGCGAGTATTGCCCAAAGTTCCGGTCGAGCAGGGAATGGTGATCGAAGTGATCGCCGATGGCTACGTCGGTGCACTCGTGCTGCACTCCCATGGCCTCCTCGAGCTGGAGGATCGTCACGGGCGTTCGCGCTCGTTCCCGCTGGGGAGCGGCTACCTGATTGACGGTGTGGCAGTGGAGTTGATCAAACCTGTATTTCAGGAACCAGCCCGGCGCACAACAGCCTCCGGATCGTTTGCGGCAGCGGCCGAGCGCGCTCGCACCGCCCGCGCCAGCCGCATCTACGTTGAGGGACGGCATGACGCAGAGTTGGTCGAACGGGTGTGGGGTGATGATCTGCGCGCGGAGGGCGTCGTCGTCGAATTTCTCGGCGGCATTGATGATCTTGAGGGGATCGTTGCAGAGTTTGCTCCCACCTCGGAACGCAAGCTGGGTATCCTCGTCGATCACCTTGTTGCTGGCTCTAAGGAGAGCCGAATTGCGGATGCCGTCGGCCGGGGAAAGTATGGCGCCCATGCACTCGTGGTCGGGCATCCGTTTGTGGATGTCTGGCAGGCGGTTAAGCCGCAAAGTCTCGGGATCGACAGATGGCCAACTATCGCGCGCGGCACCGAGTGGAAGCATGGGATCTGTGCGGCCTTCGGGTGGCCGCATGGCGATCAGGCTGACATTGCGCGAGCCTGGCAGCACATTCTTTCGAAGGTCACGAGCTACGCCGACCTTGAGCCTGCGCTGTTGGGGCGCGTAGAGCAACTGATCGATTTTGTGACGTCTGAAGCTCCCTAA
- a CDS encoding ECF transporter S component — MKGTKVTTTKTPSSTSATRTGSRFQWRVIDIVVASVIGVASGLIFVVWNVASSPVTAPLEALLPGLQALGGGFWLFAGVLTALVIRKPGAALYGEMVAASVSALIGNQWGPLTLVSGFTQGLGAEIVFAIFLYANWRVSGAVLAGAGAGLAMAITDLLLWYPGAALPFVVIYTIAAIIGGMLIAGLLSWLATRGLAATGALNRFGAGREIAKRV; from the coding sequence ATGAAAGGCACGAAAGTGACCACAACAAAAACACCCTCCTCCACTTCCGCTACCCGCACGGGGTCTCGATTCCAGTGGCGAGTGATCGACATTGTCGTGGCTAGCGTCATCGGTGTCGCCAGCGGCCTAATTTTTGTTGTCTGGAATGTGGCCTCGTCACCGGTTACTGCGCCACTGGAAGCTCTGCTGCCGGGGCTGCAGGCGCTTGGAGGCGGCTTCTGGCTGTTCGCCGGCGTGCTTACGGCTCTCGTGATCCGCAAACCTGGCGCGGCCCTCTATGGCGAAATGGTGGCCGCATCTGTCTCCGCCCTTATCGGTAACCAGTGGGGCCCCCTCACTCTCGTGAGTGGGTTCACGCAGGGGCTCGGCGCCGAAATTGTGTTTGCCATTTTCTTGTACGCCAACTGGCGGGTCAGCGGTGCGGTCCTTGCGGGCGCCGGTGCCGGCCTCGCCATGGCAATCACCGACCTTCTGCTCTGGTACCCGGGGGCCGCGCTGCCCTTCGTGGTCATCTACACGATCGCTGCCATCATCGGTGGGATGCTGATTGCTGGCCTGCTGTCCTGGCTGGCTACCCGAGGTCTTGCCGCTACTGGGGCGCTCAACCGTTTCGGTGCGGGGCGCGAGATTGCGAAGCGGGTCTGA
- a CDS encoding ABC transporter ATP-binding protein: MRGLDLRIEPGERVLLLGESGAGKSTFLHALAGVVGDDEGESEGSLLVDGEHPAAQHGRTGLVIQDPDSQVILERVGDDVAFGCENLGVPRDEIWRRVRHSLDQVGLDVALDRNTSALSGGQKQRLALAGVLAMQPGLIVLDEPTANLDPEGVAEVRDAVIRVAESTGATIVVVEHRVSVWRDVVDRIVVLAAGGGVIADGAPADVLSRQGEELAARGVWIPQFPPARPQRAARGSQQTLLTAQQLSVGRNKRSIGVPLDHEILSSHAVAITGPNGSGKSTLALTLGGLLPPVAGAVTASSALAGGAGEHPIRWKSRELLTRIGTVFQDPEHQLLTSTVRAELEVGPRALLLPDTEIDARVDELLTRLRLDRLAEANPFTLSGGEKRRLSVATALATRPRVLVLDEPTFGQDSRTWSELLALLSRLVDDGSSVIAVSHDEEFVDALADSTVTLT; encoded by the coding sequence GTGCGCGGTCTTGATCTGCGCATCGAACCCGGCGAACGAGTGTTACTCCTCGGCGAATCCGGGGCAGGAAAATCGACCTTCCTTCATGCCCTCGCGGGGGTTGTTGGCGACGATGAGGGCGAGTCTGAAGGCTCGCTTCTCGTCGACGGTGAGCATCCGGCGGCACAGCATGGTCGTACCGGGCTGGTAATTCAAGATCCGGACAGCCAGGTGATTCTTGAGCGCGTCGGAGATGACGTCGCTTTCGGCTGCGAGAACCTGGGCGTTCCTCGTGACGAAATTTGGAGACGGGTGCGTCACAGCCTCGACCAGGTTGGTCTGGATGTGGCGCTGGATCGCAATACGAGTGCCCTCTCGGGTGGGCAGAAGCAGCGACTTGCTCTCGCGGGCGTTTTGGCGATGCAGCCCGGGCTCATTGTGCTCGATGAGCCAACCGCCAACCTTGACCCCGAGGGTGTCGCTGAGGTTCGGGATGCCGTCATCCGGGTCGCAGAATCAACCGGGGCGACCATTGTGGTGGTCGAGCACCGCGTCTCGGTGTGGCGCGATGTTGTCGACCGCATCGTTGTCCTTGCTGCTGGCGGGGGAGTCATCGCTGACGGTGCGCCCGCTGATGTGCTCTCCCGCCAAGGTGAAGAGTTGGCGGCCCGTGGGGTGTGGATTCCGCAGTTTCCCCCGGCCCGACCTCAGCGTGCCGCGCGCGGCTCTCAGCAGACCCTACTGACGGCTCAACAGCTGAGCGTGGGGCGCAACAAACGGTCCATCGGTGTTCCGCTGGATCACGAGATCCTCAGCAGTCACGCGGTGGCGATCACGGGGCCGAATGGTTCCGGAAAGTCGACGCTCGCCCTGACACTGGGCGGGTTGCTGCCACCGGTGGCCGGGGCTGTGACGGCATCCTCGGCGTTGGCGGGCGGTGCAGGCGAGCATCCGATCCGCTGGAAATCGCGCGAACTCCTCACCCGCATCGGCACGGTCTTTCAGGATCCCGAACACCAGCTGCTCACGAGTACCGTGCGAGCCGAGCTTGAGGTTGGCCCGCGGGCGCTTCTGCTGCCCGACACCGAGATCGATGCTCGGGTTGATGAGCTGCTCACGCGACTACGGCTCGACCGGCTAGCGGAGGCCAACCCCTTCACACTTTCGGGCGGCGAGAAACGCCGACTGAGCGTCGCCACAGCCCTCGCAACGCGACCCCGGGTGCTTGTTCTTGATGAGCCAACGTTTGGCCAAGATTCCCGCACGTGGAGCGAACTGTTAGCCCTGTTGTCCCGATTGGTGGATGACGGCAGCAGCGTAATCGCGGTTAGTCACGATGAAGAATTTGTTGATGCGCTCGCAGACTCCACGGTGACGCTAACATGA
- a CDS encoding energy-coupling factor transporter transmembrane component T family protein, whose protein sequence is MIPIGSVNPVAKLGAGLLVSLFLIVTIDWVSAATALVLELAIITFLGIEPRRFWLRTLPVWLAAPLTALTILLYGRYDGVVYFEFLLIRISDGSIELALATFLRVLAIGLPAVVLFISIDPTDFADGLAQRLRLPDRFVLGALAAVRMVGLFLEDWRSLELARRARGVADRGRLRRLAGQGFALLVLSIRRGSKLSIAMEARGFGGDMPRTWARESRWGLAEWLTMAVGALVGLAATVVAVLTGSWNLIVG, encoded by the coding sequence ATGATCCCCATCGGCTCCGTGAACCCCGTGGCCAAACTTGGAGCGGGGCTACTCGTCAGCCTTTTTCTGATCGTCACGATCGATTGGGTGTCGGCGGCAACAGCGCTTGTACTCGAACTTGCGATCATCACTTTTTTGGGGATCGAGCCACGACGGTTTTGGCTGCGCACACTTCCCGTGTGGCTTGCGGCGCCGCTCACCGCGCTCACGATTCTCCTGTACGGGCGCTACGACGGCGTCGTTTACTTTGAGTTTCTCCTCATCAGGATCAGTGATGGGTCAATTGAACTTGCTCTGGCAACCTTCCTGCGGGTGCTCGCGATCGGCTTGCCCGCAGTGGTGCTATTTATTTCGATCGATCCCACCGATTTCGCTGACGGACTCGCGCAACGACTGCGACTTCCTGATCGTTTCGTACTCGGGGCTCTCGCAGCGGTACGCATGGTTGGCCTATTTTTGGAGGATTGGCGTTCTCTTGAGCTCGCCCGTAGGGCTCGCGGTGTGGCCGATCGCGGCCGCCTCCGGCGTCTCGCGGGCCAAGGCTTTGCCCTGTTGGTGTTGTCAATTCGTCGTGGTAGCAAACTGTCGATCGCGATGGAGGCGCGCGGATTCGGGGGCGATATGCCGCGAACGTGGGCTCGGGAATCTCGCTGGGGCCTCGCAGAATGGCTAACGATGGCGGTGGGGGCACTCGTGGGGCTCGCGGCTACGGTGGTAGCTGTGCTCACAGGAAGTTGGAACCTTATTGTTGGCTGA
- a CDS encoding ATP-binding protein gives MAEAGGVQWRGALPLGGPDAAHAPTSTWRCLIDGRSGSGKTELGRAIVTAWPEAQLVKLDDFYPGWDGLDAASFLVPQILGSLRWQEWDWGTNELGLWHELDGQRPIVIEGVGALSRASAPLANHTIWVELDDDTRKRRALARDGATYAPHWDRWALQEIRFMERENPRALADEIRDGRVVASWP, from the coding sequence TTGGCTGAGGCGGGTGGCGTCCAGTGGCGCGGTGCGCTTCCACTCGGTGGGCCCGACGCAGCGCACGCACCCACGTCGACGTGGCGTTGTCTCATTGACGGTCGCTCTGGCTCAGGCAAAACCGAGCTGGGTCGCGCGATCGTCACCGCCTGGCCCGAGGCGCAACTGGTCAAGCTCGACGACTTCTATCCCGGATGGGATGGCCTCGATGCGGCAAGCTTCCTCGTGCCACAGATTCTGGGTTCCCTGCGGTGGCAGGAATGGGATTGGGGCACCAACGAGCTGGGCCTCTGGCATGAACTCGACGGTCAGCGCCCGATCGTGATCGAAGGCGTCGGAGCGTTGAGCCGTGCATCCGCACCCCTAGCGAACCACACGATCTGGGTCGAACTTGACGATGACACCCGAAAGCGACGGGCGCTGGCACGCGATGGAGCAACCTATGCCCCGCACTGGGACCGGTGGGCACTTCAGGAAATCCGCTTCATGGAGCGCGAGAATCCCCGCGCTCTCGCCGACGAAATACGTGACGGCAGGGTCGTCGCTAGCTGGCCCTAG
- a CDS encoding metallopeptidase family protein: MQNLDEEQFEALVVEGLDALADEIVGGLENVVFVTEARPEDGSLNILGLYDGVALTERGQYGFGELPDRIILFREPLLAICETIDELKDQIHVTLVHEIAHYYGIDDDQLHELGWA; this comes from the coding sequence ATGCAGAATCTCGACGAAGAACAGTTTGAGGCCCTCGTCGTTGAGGGTCTCGATGCGCTTGCAGACGAAATTGTTGGGGGCCTCGAGAATGTGGTCTTCGTCACCGAGGCTCGTCCCGAGGATGGTTCGCTCAACATCCTCGGGCTCTACGACGGCGTTGCGTTGACAGAGCGGGGGCAGTACGGCTTCGGCGAGCTACCCGATCGCATCATCCTGTTCCGCGAACCGCTTCTGGCTATCTGCGAAACGATAGACGAACTGAAGGATCAGATCCATGTCACGCTGGTGCATGAGATCGCCCACTATTACGGCATTGATGACGACCAGTTGCACGAACTCGGGTGGGCTTAG